The following proteins are co-located in the Halarcobacter sp. genome:
- a CDS encoding TonB-dependent receptor domain-containing protein, with product MEIKKISLSLAVILSTTLFADDESTRLSEVTVVSASGFEQNIKDAPATISVISAEEIKNKSYSDISDVLKNVPGLFITNGGSNQSIMMRGMGDDYTLFLIDGKPMQNDQVFTQNGGQAGVQMNFLPSVDNIESIEIIRGPASSLYGSDAMGGVVNIITKKKSEEVSGSVSFEYLMADSNNKVNNDGLNTSFTLRSPLIDDFLYANLSGSFNYNDESDFAGGGTESTGSDPEYKNKKLATKFIITPNDNNTIDLEYMYNKQERTHTPGKSLPLTQTIRGVTSATELSEIVSYKDTYSISHEYKNDNFLIKSYITYDDAKNPSRRNTTTGNYIMSDTLVVNSQGTIFFDNHVLSLGATYKDETYKDGATNSINTAGYTTVDRYQYSLFAEDEWSLTDDLSLFLSARYDDNEDFGSNISPKLYTVYHLTDEITLKGGVTTGYKAPNLKQSSQDFLGVSRGGNYFGNPDLEPETSVSYEASISYDNADDLSASLTVYKTDFEDMITRSDYYVCPSGTSTCNYNGETYTVSNSYGFKEMINIDEAEIKGIELTTDYQITQDLKYRHSYTYTDSEQKTGSSAGEPLNDISKHMFNAGVDWDITPKLLSWAQVNYRSKTMSKETPSYMFADVGLVYRIKSDVTLKAGVYNITNKEVTSDEGYSYVLDGRRYSFAIDIRF from the coding sequence ATGGAAATAAAAAAAATTAGTTTATCTTTAGCTGTAATACTAAGTACTACTTTATTTGCAGATGATGAATCTACAAGATTAAGTGAAGTAACAGTTGTAAGTGCGTCAGGATTTGAGCAAAATATAAAAGATGCTCCAGCTACTATATCAGTGATATCAGCTGAAGAGATTAAAAATAAATCTTATTCAGATATTAGTGATGTATTAAAAAATGTTCCTGGTCTATTTATTACAAATGGGGGTTCAAACCAAAGTATCATGATGAGGGGTATGGGGGATGACTATACCTTGTTTTTAATTGATGGTAAACCAATGCAAAATGATCAAGTGTTTACACAAAATGGTGGTCAAGCTGGTGTTCAAATGAATTTTTTACCTTCTGTTGATAATATTGAAAGTATTGAAATTATTAGAGGACCTGCATCTTCACTTTATGGTTCGGATGCGATGGGAGGTGTAGTAAATATTATTACAAAGAAAAAATCAGAAGAAGTATCTGGAAGTGTATCTTTTGAATATTTAATGGCTGATTCAAACAATAAGGTAAATAATGATGGTCTAAATACAAGTTTTACTTTAAGAAGTCCCTTAATTGACGATTTTTTATATGCAAATCTAAGTGGTAGTTTTAATTACAATGATGAGAGTGATTTTGCAGGTGGAGGTACTGAGAGTACAGGTAGTGATCCTGAGTATAAAAATAAAAAATTAGCTACAAAATTTATTATTACACCAAATGATAATAATACTATTGATTTAGAATATATGTATAATAAGCAGGAACGAACACATACGCCAGGGAAAAGTTTACCACTTACACAAACAATTAGAGGTGTTACTTCAGCTACAGAATTAAGTGAAATTGTTTCTTATAAAGATACTTACTCTATAAGTCACGAATATAAAAATGATAATTTTTTAATTAAGTCATATATTACATATGATGATGCAAAAAATCCTTCAAGAAGGAATACTACAACTGGTAATTATATAATGTCAGATACCCTTGTTGTAAATTCACAAGGAACAATATTTTTCGATAATCATGTTTTGTCTTTAGGTGCTACATATAAAGATGAAACTTATAAAGATGGAGCTACTAACTCTATTAATACTGCAGGTTATACAACAGTAGATAGATATCAATATTCTCTATTTGCTGAGGATGAATGGTCTTTAACGGATGATTTATCATTATTTTTAAGTGCTAGATATGATGATAATGAAGATTTTGGTTCAAATATTAGTCCAAAATTATATACTGTTTATCATTTAACTGATGAGATTACATTAAAAGGTGGTGTAACAACTGGATATAAAGCTCCAAACTTAAAACAATCAAGCCAAGATTTTTTAGGTGTCTCAAGAGGTGGAAACTATTTTGGTAATCCAGATTTAGAACCTGAAACAAGTGTATCTTATGAAGCAAGTATATCTTATGACAATGCTGATGACTTAAGTGCTAGTTTAACTGTTTATAAAACTGATTTTGAAGATATGATTACAAGATCAGATTATTATGTTTGTCCTAGTGGAACGAGCACTTGTAACTACAATGGTGAAACTTACACAGTATCAAATAGTTATGGTTTTAAAGAGATGATAAATATTGATGAAGCAGAAATTAAAGGTATTGAATTAACTACAGATTATCAAATTACTCAAGATTTAAAGTATAGACATTCATATACTTATACAGATTCTGAACAGAAAACAGGTTCAAGTGCGGGTGAACCTTTAAATGATATTTCAAAACATATGTTTAATGCTGGAGTTGATTGGGATATTACTCCAAAACTATTATCTTGGGCACAAGTTAACTATAGAAGTAAAACCATGAGTAAAGAAACACCATCTTATATGTTTGCTGATGTAGGTTTAGTTTATAGGATAAAGTCAGATGTAACTTTAAAAGCAGGTGTTTATAATATTACCAATAAAGAAGTTACTTCAGATGAAGGCTACTCTTATGTACTTGATGGTAGAAGATACAGTTTTGCCATAGATATTAGATTTTAA
- a CDS encoding PepSY-associated TM helix domain-containing protein — MATGFRSKMTWLHTWSGLILGWLLFAIFVTGTSAYYRGEITLWMKPELHKSQVSEKTFEVAIDKALESSKKFTNVNVSLPNSRTNLISIRENGAISNKNTNSLKNRKTNKNIKGHRDFDNNPQKLDKQTSLLKNKREVIRSGKEQKANGSAKAAQQRKGKKRRIPPKYYDATTGELIKETTNTAGGNFLYRFHFELYSIPREIGRWIVGIASIAMLVAIFTGIIIHKRIFKDIFTFRNKHTTRGWMDAHILPAVASIPFLIMITYSGLLLLGNTLMPWGMKMYYGNDFLTYRSDRSQIGKSSQKSEEIKNSIKANTLGKNPNKKNQEYIGKKSNTNRILNANTQKYIKKYNNKNAHRILNASMNKSINIHNKASELKENQSFLLKELSKSKLINILDDAQKIWPNNVGRFSIKKDTNKNTIVVEVSPKNPTTLFSFKGSREMALYDGISGKLLKTSIPPNGNSITANTNIALFSLHQALFADPFLRFLFFISGLIGIVLSGTGLILWVQKRKKKELTRNSFGFKLVDKLNVGTIIGIFIAIAIYFIVNRVTTTSNKEELEIGGFFIAWGLSYIYAFVRNTNKAWFEQTIIAIVLYAMLPIINAITTFDSFSQIYSRDNILIYFDVFFIFTALVFVLIAFILIRKSRKGVK; from the coding sequence ATGGCAACAGGATTTAGATCAAAAATGACTTGGCTTCATACTTGGAGTGGATTAATTCTTGGGTGGCTACTTTTTGCCATATTTGTAACAGGTACAAGTGCTTATTATAGGGGGGAGATAACTTTATGGATGAAGCCTGAGTTACACAAATCTCAAGTTTCTGAAAAAACTTTTGAAGTGGCTATTGATAAAGCATTAGAAAGTTCGAAAAAATTTACAAATGTAAATGTTTCTTTACCTAACAGTAGAACAAATTTAATAAGTATTAGAGAAAATGGTGCAATATCCAATAAAAATACTAATAGTTTAAAAAATAGAAAAACTAATAAAAATATTAAAGGGCATAGAGATTTTGATAATAATCCTCAGAAGCTAGATAAACAAACCTCTCTACTGAAAAATAAAAGGGAAGTAATTCGAAGTGGTAAAGAACAAAAAGCTAATGGTTCAGCAAAAGCTGCTCAACAAAGAAAAGGTAAGAAAAGAAGAATCCCACCTAAATATTACGATGCAACAACTGGTGAACTTATAAAAGAGACTACCAATACAGCAGGTGGAAATTTTTTATATAGATTTCATTTTGAATTATATTCTATTCCAAGAGAAATTGGACGATGGATTGTTGGTATTGCTTCTATTGCAATGTTAGTTGCAATTTTTACGGGAATAATTATACATAAAAGAATATTTAAAGATATATTTACATTTAGAAATAAACATACTACAAGAGGGTGGATGGATGCACACATTTTGCCTGCAGTTGCTTCTATACCTTTTCTTATAATGATTACTTATTCTGGTCTTTTACTTTTAGGAAATACATTAATGCCTTGGGGTATGAAAATGTACTATGGAAATGATTTCTTAACTTATAGAAGTGATAGAAGTCAAATAGGTAAATCTTCTCAAAAATCAGAAGAAATAAAAAACTCTATTAAAGCAAATACTTTAGGTAAAAATCCTAATAAGAAAAATCAAGAATATATAGGTAAAAAGAGTAATACAAATAGAATTTTAAATGCTAATACTCAAAAATATATTAAAAAATATAACAATAAAAATGCTCATAGAATTTTAAATGCAAGTATGAATAAGAGTATTAATATTCATAATAAAGCATCTGAATTAAAAGAAAATCAAAGCTTTCTTTTAAAAGAGTTATCAAAAAGTAAACTCATAAATATATTGGATGATGCACAAAAAATTTGGCCAAATAATGTAGGAAGATTTTCTATAAAAAAAGATACTAACAAAAATACCATAGTAGTTGAAGTTAGTCCAAAAAATCCTACAACATTATTTAGTTTTAAAGGTAGTAGAGAGATGGCACTTTATGATGGTATTAGTGGAAAGTTATTAAAAACATCAATCCCTCCTAATGGTAATAGTATTACTGCAAATACAAATATTGCTTTATTCTCTTTACATCAGGCTTTATTTGCAGATCCTTTTCTTAGATTTCTTTTCTTTATAAGTGGATTAATAGGTATTGTCTTAAGTGGTACAGGACTTATTTTATGGGTTCAAAAAAGAAAGAAAAAAGAATTAACTAGAAATAGTTTTGGATTTAAATTAGTAGATAAATTAAATGTTGGAACAATTATTGGTATATTTATAGCTATAGCCATTTATTTTATAGTAAATAGAGTTACTACGACATCTAACAAAGAAGAACTTGAAATAGGTGGATTTTTTATTGCTTGGGGATTATCTTATATTTATGCTTTTGTTAGAAACACTAATAAAGCTTGGTTTGAACAAACAATTATAGCTATTGTTCTTTATGCAATGCTTCCTATTATAAATGCAATTACAACATTTGATAGTTTTTCACAAATCTACTCAAGAGACAATATCTTAATATATTTTGATGTTTTCTTTATTTTTACAGCACTTGTATTTGTTTTAATTGCATTTATTTTAATTAGAAAATCTAGAAAAGGAGTTAAATAA
- a CDS encoding DUF3325 family protein: MVSMSLYLTYLGLFLLSLVLNKHYKEVLGKDANKIIKFVCIWLGYLILVISLYAIIQIFGLSLGITYWLGLVGIIIVFIAMIYTYYPKLIIKLSLLLLIITLVFTLI, encoded by the coding sequence ATGGTTTCGATGAGTTTGTATTTAACTTATTTAGGATTATTTTTACTCTCTTTAGTTTTAAATAAACACTATAAAGAAGTATTAGGTAAAGATGCAAATAAAATTATAAAATTTGTATGTATTTGGCTAGGTTATCTAATTTTAGTAATCTCTTTATATGCAATAATACAGATTTTTGGTTTATCTTTAGGTATTACATATTGGCTTGGTTTAGTAGGGATAATCATTGTTTTTATTGCAATGATTTATACCTATTATCCAAAACTTATTATAAAGTTATCATTACTACTTTTGATAATAACTTTAGTTTTTACATTAATATAA
- a CDS encoding DUF4198 domain-containing protein, with product MNILKLALVSIATAGSLLAHGFWLNSFEAKSHGSSLVTVGFGTGHNLTIEDSISDRLSLESFNLLTPDGEKIQLKKPLKGLDDIYDSDTINIVDSNLAMQKISLNKKSKAGTYSVEMSTKTNIFTKYIDKNGKNRFFRGSAEKVKNPKKIISSLKNTIYAKTYFVNKKWSEPKPVGHKLELIPITDISKLYVGDKIKFKVLFKGKPLNSGFVTATNSLSKGDNALFSNIRKGVASFVLTNFGQWKFEINNKSKEDDLVVSDTASATLNIK from the coding sequence ATGAATATTTTAAAATTAGCTTTAGTATCTATTGCTACAGCAGGAAGTTTATTGGCACATGGATTTTGGTTAAACTCATTTGAAGCAAAATCTCATGGAAGTAGTTTAGTTACAGTTGGTTTCGGAACAGGACATAACTTAACTATTGAGGATTCTATATCAGATAGACTAAGTTTAGAATCATTTAATCTGTTAACTCCAGATGGAGAAAAAATTCAACTAAAAAAACCTCTAAAAGGTTTAGATGATATTTATGATAGCGATACAATAAATATTGTTGACAGTAATTTAGCAATGCAAAAAATTAGTTTAAATAAAAAATCAAAAGCAGGTACTTATAGTGTAGAGATGTCTACAAAAACAAATATTTTTACTAAATATATAGACAAAAATGGGAAAAACAGATTTTTTAGAGGTAGTGCAGAAAAAGTAAAAAATCCAAAAAAGATTATATCTTCATTGAAAAATACAATTTATGCTAAAACATATTTTGTAAATAAAAAATGGAGTGAACCTAAACCTGTTGGTCACAAATTGGAGCTTATCCCTATAACAGATATCTCAAAGTTATATGTTGGAGATAAAATAAAATTCAAAGTATTATTTAAAGGAAAGCCTTTAAATAGTGGATTTGTTACCGCAACAAATAGTTTAAGTAAAGGTGATAATGCACTGTTCTCAAATATTAGAAAAGGTGTAGCCTCATTTGTTTTAACAAATTTTGGTCAATGGAAATTTGAAATTAATAATAAATCAAAAGAGGATGATTTAGTAGTTTCTGATACTGCAAGTGCAACTTTAAATATCAAATAA
- a CDS encoding TolC family protein, with translation MYKVLFFLLLYSIVYSNDLQILNKDKKELREVEKRIIQEQYKSSNNSWIGGVDLSSSLNRSHSSSTGSDKFTKSVSIGFSQNLYESGGIEFSIKNAKDTLNEQLIAWENENLVILKTIYETLLSIKKLKLQIKQNEFTYKNKEIELALKKIQYEAGDVDITELNDAIMAKNTQYKNNIALKNSLKDVLYELSKYTDLKYEEIEILDFKPINKEDFINNSIDLKYENAKINTLDSSYKELKSSYGLQVNFSSSLSYSESDELNEDTNSRNKSGSLGLNFSLPLFDATKKYELEKSRLEILKQKVNLSDIKKELINKYDQILTQIDTYEKYFLIINENLELYEDLILINSVSNSAGMSSDYDLEILKNTKKINEYDLEINDIDMQLQYSKLYFMTKVDS, from the coding sequence TTGTATAAGGTTTTGTTTTTTCTTTTATTGTATTCAATAGTTTATTCAAATGATTTACAAATATTGAATAAAGATAAAAAAGAGTTAAGAGAAGTTGAAAAAAGAATAATTCAAGAACAATATAAATCATCAAATAATTCTTGGATTGGTGGAGTTGATTTAAGTTCAAGCTTAAATAGAAGTCACTCTTCCTCAACTGGAAGTGATAAGTTTACAAAAAGTGTCTCTATTGGATTTTCACAAAATTTATATGAATCAGGTGGAATTGAATTTTCAATAAAAAATGCAAAAGACACTTTAAATGAACAGTTGATTGCATGGGAGAATGAAAATCTAGTTATATTAAAAACAATTTATGAAACTTTACTCTCAATAAAAAAATTAAAACTACAAATAAAACAAAATGAATTTACATATAAAAATAAAGAGATTGAATTAGCACTTAAGAAAATTCAATATGAAGCTGGAGATGTAGATATTACTGAACTAAACGATGCAATTATGGCAAAAAATACACAATATAAAAATAATATTGCTTTAAAAAACTCATTAAAAGATGTATTATATGAATTGTCTAAATATACAGATTTAAAATATGAAGAGATAGAGATACTTGATTTTAAGCCAATTAATAAAGAAGATTTTATAAATAACAGTATAGATTTAAAATATGAAAATGCAAAAATTAATACATTAGATTCAAGTTATAAAGAGTTAAAAAGTTCATATGGACTTCAAGTTAATTTTTCAAGTTCTTTATCTTATTCTGAATCTGATGAACTAAATGAAGATACAAATAGCAGAAATAAATCAGGTTCATTAGGTTTGAACTTTTCATTACCACTTTTTGATGCTACAAAAAAATATGAATTAGAAAAATCAAGATTAGAAATATTAAAACAAAAAGTTAATTTATCTGATATAAAAAAAGAGTTAATAAATAAATATGATCAAATCTTAACACAAATCGATACATATGAAAAATACTTTCTCATAATAAATGAAAATTTAGAATTATATGAAGATTTAATTTTAATTAATAGTGTCTCAAATTCGGCTGGAATGAGTTCTGATTATGATTTAGAAATACTTAAAAATACAAAAAAAATAAATGAATATGATTTAGAGATAAATGATATAGACATGCAATTACAATACTCAAAATTATATTTTATGACAAAGGTTGATAGCTAA
- a CDS encoding efflux RND transporter periplasmic adaptor subunit, whose translation MKNSLEDELNSYSNNSGNKKYIWIVLILLIAGSGIYYYLMDKNIESSQVGYNTKKVEKGDVVVSVTATGNLEPTNSVDIGIEVSGTLKEIYVDFNDRVEVGQVLAKIDTAKLQAKVDSSKASLTIAKANLIESEVSLKNKKVNYDRILKMHRESGGKYPSQNDVDDAMFSYESAKASLDAMKAKVLQAQYDLKTDEENLEKAVVKSSINGIVLDRVVEVGQTVAATNTTPTLFTVAKDLRKMELIVNIDEADVANIKENLDVEFTVDAYPDEKFKGKIRQVRYNPIESSGVITYETVVLLNNDKLLLRPGMTATAQIFTKQLRDQIIVPNAAFRFKPSNKEIRSNKSMKDIMSGSGRRPKGSRSNKSSKNIKKSTNMKIVYVLKDGEAKSVKVKTIDTDGKFTAIKSRNLSVGDEVIISQSSINE comes from the coding sequence ATGAAAAATAGTTTAGAAGATGAACTTAACTCTTATTCAAATAATAGTGGAAATAAGAAATATATTTGGATAGTTTTAATTTTATTAATTGCAGGATCAGGTATTTATTATTATCTTATGGATAAGAATATAGAGTCTAGTCAAGTTGGATATAACACAAAAAAAGTAGAAAAAGGTGATGTTGTAGTTAGTGTAACAGCAACGGGTAATTTGGAACCTACAAATAGTGTAGATATTGGTATTGAAGTATCAGGAACTTTAAAAGAGATTTATGTTGATTTTAATGATAGAGTAGAAGTCGGACAAGTTTTGGCAAAAATTGATACTGCAAAACTTCAGGCTAAAGTTGATAGTTCAAAAGCTTCTTTAACAATAGCAAAAGCAAATCTTATTGAGAGCGAAGTTAGTTTAAAAAATAAAAAAGTAAATTATGACAGAATACTAAAAATGCATAGAGAATCAGGAGGAAAATACCCTTCTCAAAATGATGTAGATGATGCAATGTTCTCTTATGAAAGTGCTAAAGCTAGTTTAGATGCAATGAAAGCAAAAGTATTACAAGCTCAATATGATTTAAAAACTGATGAAGAAAATCTTGAAAAGGCAGTAGTTAAATCATCTATAAATGGCATTGTTTTAGATAGAGTAGTTGAAGTTGGTCAAACTGTTGCTGCTACAAATACAACTCCTACTCTTTTTACAGTTGCAAAAGATTTAAGAAAAATGGAACTTATAGTAAATATTGATGAAGCTGATGTAGCTAATATTAAAGAAAATCTTGATGTTGAATTTACTGTTGATGCATATCCAGATGAAAAATTTAAAGGGAAAATTAGGCAAGTTCGATATAACCCAATTGAATCTAGTGGAGTAATTACTTATGAAACAGTTGTTTTACTAAATAATGATAAATTGCTTTTAAGACCAGGGATGACAGCAACTGCACAAATTTTTACAAAACAATTAAGAGACCAAATTATAGTTCCCAATGCTGCATTTAGATTTAAACCTAGTAATAAAGAGATAAGAAGTAATAAAAGTATGAAAGATATTATGTCAGGTTCAGGAAGAAGACCTAAAGGTTCTAGATCTAATAAAAGTTCAAAAAATATAAAAAAATCAACAAATATGAAAATTGTATATGTTTTAAAAGATGGAGAAGCAAAAAGTGTAAAAGTGAAAACAATTGACACAGATGGGAAGTTTACTGCTATTAAATCAAGAAACTTAAGTGTTGGAGATGAAGTTATTATTTCACAAAGTAGCATTAATGAGTAA
- a CDS encoding ABC transporter ATP-binding protein gives MSNEKPIIEFKNIVKTYGKSEAKTYALNGVDFSIKEGEFVAIMGASGSGKSTSMNMIGCLDKPSSGEYLFNNIHVEKLNRNQMALIRRNYIGFVFQNFNLLGRTSALENVELPLIYRKIPAKQRKLLAFEALKKVGLESVIYHAPSQLSGGQQQRVAIARAIVTNPLILLADEPTGNLDSIKSVEIMNLLKKLNEQSGITVIMVTHEEDMATYASRTIYFRDGHIDKALKKGYK, from the coding sequence ATGAGTAATGAAAAACCAATAATAGAGTTTAAAAATATTGTTAAAACCTATGGTAAAAGTGAAGCTAAAACCTATGCTTTAAATGGAGTAGATTTTTCTATAAAAGAGGGAGAATTTGTTGCTATTATGGGAGCAAGTGGTAGTGGAAAATCAACTTCAATGAATATGATAGGTTGTTTAGATAAACCAAGCTCAGGAGAGTATTTATTTAACAATATTCATGTAGAAAAACTAAATAGAAATCAGATGGCATTAATTAGAAGAAATTATATAGGTTTTGTATTCCAAAATTTTAATCTTCTTGGTAGAACTTCTGCACTAGAAAATGTAGAATTGCCATTAATTTATAGAAAAATACCTGCCAAACAAAGAAAATTATTAGCTTTTGAAGCTTTAAAAAAGGTTGGTTTAGAAAGTGTTATTTACCATGCACCATCGCAACTTTCTGGGGGTCAGCAACAACGTGTAGCAATCGCAAGAGCTATTGTTACAAATCCTTTGATTTTGTTAGCAGATGAACCTACAGGAAATCTTGATAGTATAAAAAGTGTCGAGATTATGAATTTATTAAAAAAGCTAAATGAGCAATCAGGTATTACTGTTATTATGGTAACACATGAAGAAGATATGGCTACATATGCAAGTAGAACAATATATTTTAGAGATGGACATATAGATAAAGCTCTTAAAAAAGGATATAAGTAA
- a CDS encoding ABC transporter permease: protein MLINAFLIAVKEIRRNILRSILTILGIVIGVASVIGMVMIGDGTTANVTEGIKKLGTNMLTLRVGQERRGPPRTDNSARSFNEADIDSIKYEIQNVVGVAPEDDSSINVIYGNKSYSSKIVGTNNDFFEIKNWELENGRLFEVSELSAGKAVCIIGTTVIKQLFDVEEGVTINPVGEKVRLKSFSCTVIGTLKSKGAAAFGRDQDDIIVTPLGMYQRKVKGNKNITTIITSINDSKNIEKAKDDITILMRERRNIGINEDDNFHIRDMQDLLSTMTSTTETLTYLLGSIAAISLLVGGIGIMNIMLVSVTERTREIGTRLAIGAMEGEVLLQFLVEAVVLSTLGGIIGIALGLGLGFTAVTMIQLPFIINHEIILVAFIFSTIIGVIFGYFPARKAARLNPIDALRYE from the coding sequence ATGTTAATAAATGCTTTTTTAATAGCTGTAAAAGAGATTAGAAGAAATATTTTAAGATCAATCTTAACTATTCTTGGAATTGTAATTGGAGTTGCCTCTGTTATAGGTATGGTTATGATTGGAGATGGTACAACAGCAAATGTAACTGAGGGTATAAAAAAACTGGGAACCAATATGTTAACTTTAAGGGTTGGTCAAGAAAGAAGAGGGCCACCTAGAACTGATAACAGTGCTAGATCTTTTAATGAAGCAGATATAGATTCTATAAAATATGAGATTCAAAATGTTGTAGGTGTTGCACCTGAGGATGATTCTAGTATAAATGTTATTTATGGTAACAAAAGTTATTCAAGTAAAATTGTTGGAACAAATAATGATTTTTTTGAAATAAAAAATTGGGAATTAGAAAACGGTAGATTATTTGAAGTTTCAGAATTATCTGCAGGAAAAGCAGTTTGTATTATAGGTACAACTGTAATAAAACAACTATTTGATGTAGAAGAGGGTGTGACTATTAATCCTGTTGGTGAGAAAGTTAGACTAAAAAGCTTTTCTTGTACAGTTATTGGAACATTAAAATCAAAGGGTGCAGCTGCATTTGGTAGAGATCAAGATGATATTATAGTTACACCACTTGGAATGTATCAAAGAAAAGTAAAAGGAAATAAAAATATTACAACTATAATTACTTCAATAAATGATAGTAAAAATATTGAAAAAGCAAAAGATGATATAACTATACTTATGAGGGAAAGAAGAAATATTGGTATTAATGAAGATGACAATTTTCATATTAGAGATATGCAAGATTTACTTTCAACTATGACATCTACTACTGAAACTTTAACTTATCTTTTAGGTTCAATTGCTGCAATTTCTCTTTTAGTTGGTGGAATTGGTATTATGAATATTATGCTGGTTTCAGTAACTGAAAGAACAAGAGAGATTGGGACTAGATTAGCAATAGGTGCAATGGAAGGTGAGGTGTTATTACAATTTTTAGTTGAAGCTGTAGTATTATCAACTTTAGGTGGTATTATTGGAATTGCATTAGGTTTAGGTTTAGGATTTACAGCTGTAACTATGATTCAGTTACCATTTATTATAAATCATGAGATTATTTTAGTTGCATTTATTTTTTCAACAATAATTGGTGTAATATTTGGATATTTTCCTGCAAGAAAAGCAGCAAGATTAAATCCAATTGATGCTTTAAGATATGAATAG